One Mycolicibacterium parafortuitum DNA segment encodes these proteins:
- a CDS encoding acetyl-CoA C-acetyltransferase, which yields MSEEAFIYEAIRTPRGKQRGGALNEVKPISLVVGLVNEMRIRFPDLDETMISDLILGVVSPLGDQGAVLARTAVLAAKLPDTTGGVQMNRFCGSGLEAVNTAAQKVRSGWDDLVLAGGVESMSRVPMGSDGGAWANDPETNYAVSFVPQGIGADLIATMEGFSREDVDAYAVRSQQRAAAAWSGGYFAKSIVPVKDQNGLVILDRDEHMRPNTTLESLAKIKPAFTDIGAMGGFNEVALQKYHTVEKINHVHHGGNSSGIVDGAALLLIGSENAGKAQNLTPRARIVATATSGADGTIMLTGPTPATRKVLDRAGLTVDDIDLFELNEAFASVVLKFQKDLNIPDEKLNVNGGAIAMGHPLGATGAMITGTMVDELERRGAKRALITLCIGGGMGVATIIERV from the coding sequence ATGTCTGAAGAAGCGTTCATCTACGAGGCGATCCGTACCCCGCGCGGTAAGCAACGCGGCGGCGCCCTCAACGAGGTCAAGCCGATCAGCTTGGTCGTCGGTCTGGTCAATGAAATGCGAATCCGGTTCCCTGATCTGGACGAGACGATGATCTCCGATCTGATCCTGGGCGTGGTGTCCCCGCTGGGCGATCAGGGTGCCGTGCTGGCCCGCACCGCCGTGCTGGCCGCCAAGCTGCCCGACACCACCGGCGGTGTGCAGATGAACCGGTTCTGCGGATCCGGCCTGGAAGCCGTCAACACCGCCGCGCAGAAGGTGCGGTCGGGCTGGGACGACCTGGTGCTCGCCGGTGGCGTGGAGTCGATGAGTCGGGTCCCGATGGGCTCCGACGGCGGCGCCTGGGCCAACGACCCGGAGACCAATTACGCGGTTTCCTTTGTGCCGCAGGGCATCGGCGCGGATCTGATCGCCACCATGGAGGGCTTCTCCCGCGAGGACGTCGACGCCTACGCGGTGCGCAGCCAGCAGCGTGCGGCCGCAGCCTGGTCGGGCGGCTACTTCGCCAAATCGATTGTGCCGGTCAAGGATCAGAACGGTCTGGTCATCCTCGATCGCGACGAGCACATGCGTCCGAACACGACCCTGGAGAGCCTGGCCAAGATCAAGCCCGCCTTCACCGATATCGGCGCGATGGGTGGCTTCAACGAGGTTGCGCTGCAGAAGTACCACACGGTCGAAAAGATCAACCACGTCCACCACGGCGGCAACAGCTCGGGCATCGTCGACGGCGCCGCACTGCTGCTGATCGGTTCAGAAAACGCAGGAAAGGCTCAAAACCTCACCCCGCGGGCCCGCATCGTGGCCACCGCCACCAGCGGCGCTGACGGCACCATCATGCTGACCGGCCCCACCCCGGCGACCCGCAAGGTGCTCGACCGCGCCGGGCTGACCGTCGATGACATCGACCTGTTCGAACTGAACGAGGCGTTCGCGTCGGTGGTGCTGAAGTTCCAGAAGGACCTGAACATCCCCGACGAGAAATTGAACGTCAACGGTGGTGCCATCGCGATGGGCCACCCGCTGGGCGCCACCGGCGCCATGATCACCGGAACCATGGTCGACGAGCTCGAGCGCCGCGGCGCCAAGCGTGCCCTGATCACGCTGTGCATCGGCGGCGGCATGGGCGTGGCCACCATCATCGAGCGCGTCTAG
- a CDS encoding acyl-CoA synthetase — translation MYLTQALHRAVQQTPDLPATVFGERVRTWAQSADRAARLAAAFHGLGVRGGDRVAILAQNCDDYHDFLFAAPWADAVAVPVNTRWSAQEIAFSLQDCGAVVLVIDDAFLHMVDDLKELAPGVRAYIHSGQRQRPADVHGFEDLIATHAPVEDARRGGDSLAAIYYTGGTTGTPKGVMLSHANLMAAALGALATGQFLAPRGRLLHSAPMFHLADGSGWLARNVVGGSHVILPGFTPESVADAVERYQITDMFLAPTMIQMLVDSPAAAQRDLSSLKHLIYGASPISQAVLERAMRLLPQAKLLQAYGMTELSPTTTVLTAEDHLDPELLRSAGRAVPIAEVKVVDEDDNEVPPGTVGEVAARGPHVMLGYWNRPEETTQALRGGWMHTGDGGYLDEHGYLFIVDRLKDMIVSGGENVYSAEVENALAQHPGVATCAVIGVPDADWGERVHAVVVLQDGASATAEELREHCGALIARYKAPRSVEFVDALPLTPAVKIDKRALRARYWDSESRSVN, via the coding sequence ATGTATCTGACGCAGGCACTGCACCGGGCGGTGCAGCAGACACCCGACCTGCCCGCCACCGTGTTCGGTGAACGTGTCCGCACATGGGCGCAGAGTGCCGACCGCGCCGCCCGTCTGGCTGCCGCGTTCCACGGCCTCGGCGTGCGGGGCGGCGACCGGGTCGCGATCCTCGCCCAGAACTGCGACGACTACCACGATTTCCTGTTCGCGGCGCCGTGGGCGGATGCGGTCGCGGTACCGGTCAACACCCGCTGGAGCGCACAGGAGATCGCGTTCTCCCTGCAGGACTGCGGAGCCGTCGTGCTGGTCATCGACGACGCCTTCCTGCACATGGTCGACGATCTCAAGGAGTTGGCCCCCGGCGTACGGGCCTACATCCATTCGGGACAGCGACAGCGGCCCGCCGATGTCCACGGTTTCGAGGACCTCATCGCGACGCACGCGCCTGTCGAGGACGCGCGCCGCGGCGGGGATTCGCTGGCCGCCATCTACTACACCGGCGGGACGACCGGCACCCCGAAGGGCGTGATGCTCAGTCACGCCAACCTCATGGCGGCGGCGCTGGGCGCACTGGCGACGGGGCAGTTCCTGGCGCCGCGTGGACGGCTGCTGCACAGTGCGCCGATGTTCCACCTGGCCGACGGTTCCGGCTGGCTGGCCCGCAATGTGGTCGGCGGCAGCCACGTCATCCTGCCGGGCTTCACTCCGGAATCCGTCGCGGACGCCGTGGAGCGCTACCAGATCACCGATATGTTTTTGGCCCCGACCATGATTCAGATGCTGGTCGATTCTCCGGCGGCGGCCCAGCGGGACCTGTCCAGCCTCAAGCACCTGATTTACGGGGCCTCACCGATCTCGCAGGCGGTGCTGGAGCGGGCGATGCGACTGCTGCCGCAGGCGAAACTGTTGCAGGCCTACGGCATGACGGAGTTGTCGCCGACCACAACGGTATTGACCGCCGAGGACCATCTCGATCCGGAGTTGCTGAGATCGGCGGGCCGGGCCGTGCCGATCGCGGAGGTCAAGGTGGTCGACGAGGACGACAACGAGGTGCCGCCGGGCACTGTCGGTGAGGTCGCGGCGCGCGGACCACACGTGATGCTCGGCTACTGGAACCGGCCCGAGGAGACCACCCAGGCACTGCGTGGCGGCTGGATGCACACCGGAGACGGCGGCTACCTCGACGAGCACGGCTATCTGTTCATCGTCGACCGGCTCAAGGACATGATCGTCTCCGGTGGCGAGAATGTGTACTCGGCCGAGGTCGAGAACGCGCTGGCGCAGCACCCCGGCGTGGCGACCTGCGCGGTGATCGGGGTGCCGGACGCGGACTGGGGCGAGCGGGTGCACGCCGTCGTCGTGCTGCAGGACGGCGCATCCGCCACCGCCGAGGAACTGAGGGAGCACTGCGGCGCGCTGATTGCGCGCTACAAGGCTCCGCGCAGCGTGGAATTCGTCGACGCCCTGCCGTTGACCCCGGCCGTCAAGATCGACAAGCGTGCGCTGCGTGCGCGCTACTGGGACAGCGAGTCGCGCTCGGTGAACTGA
- a CDS encoding alpha/beta hydrolase, which translates to MARTEALAKVEDMYVNGFPDPATATVEQLRAAYDDLLLQFALPADVEPVEGVAGGVPVLFVTAAGATRDKVLVWFHGGGYVLGSARGFQELGHALSRTSGVTVVLPDYRRAPENMFPAAVDDGVAALEDLVSTYGAADVAVGGDSAGGGLTLAALTVLRDKGVPLPTSAVLISPLLDFTASGGSVDLYDGKDVAVSRGSIANLKEAYLQGHDPRDPLASPVFADLGGLPPSLFLVGSAEVLLDDSRRAAQSMSAAGGAAAVSLYDDMVHVWPLFSSILPEGLQAADEIGLFVRKPLGL; encoded by the coding sequence ATGGCGAGAACCGAGGCGTTGGCGAAGGTCGAGGACATGTACGTCAACGGGTTCCCCGACCCGGCGACGGCGACCGTGGAGCAACTGCGGGCGGCCTACGACGACCTGCTGCTCCAGTTCGCGCTTCCCGCCGACGTCGAACCCGTCGAGGGAGTCGCCGGTGGGGTTCCCGTTCTGTTCGTGACGGCTGCCGGGGCGACCCGGGACAAGGTGCTCGTCTGGTTCCACGGCGGGGGATACGTGCTCGGCAGTGCCCGGGGGTTCCAGGAACTCGGTCACGCACTCTCCCGCACGTCCGGTGTGACGGTCGTCCTGCCGGATTACCGGCGCGCACCGGAGAACATGTTTCCCGCCGCCGTCGACGACGGTGTCGCGGCACTCGAGGACCTGGTGTCGACCTACGGTGCCGCCGACGTCGCGGTCGGCGGTGACTCCGCGGGCGGCGGCCTGACCCTGGCGGCGCTGACGGTCCTGCGCGATAAAGGTGTGCCGCTTCCGACATCGGCGGTCCTCATCTCACCTCTGCTGGATTTCACCGCCAGCGGCGGAAGCGTCGACCTCTACGACGGCAAGGACGTGGCGGTGTCCCGCGGTTCGATCGCCAATCTCAAAGAGGCGTACCTGCAGGGCCATGACCCGCGTGACCCCCTCGCGTCACCGGTCTTCGCCGATCTCGGCGGTCTTCCGCCGTCATTGTTCCTCGTCGGATCCGCCGAGGTACTGCTCGACGACTCCCGCCGTGCGGCACAGTCGATGTCGGCCGCCGGCGGCGCCGCGGCGGTCTCTCTGTACGACGACATGGTCCACGTGTGGCCGCTGTTCTCGTCGATCCTGCCCGAGGGGCTTCAGGCCGCGGACGAGATCGGCCTGTTCGTCCGTAAGCCTCTCGGCCTGTAA
- a CDS encoding acetate--CoA ligase family protein — protein MTLAASALDRLLNPKTIAVVGLSDKSPVAEFIAPTLHSDAEVHFVHPTAETVLGVKPHRSIGDIAGPIDAVLSVMSAERTVALAEECADLDCGGLVVYAAGFSELGAEGAEYQRRLVDAAARGGMAVIGPNSLGYISMPRSLHLTASADYHPAPGGISIVSHSGAMIGGIAIAARQRTGVGISRLISAGNEATTDIADFLDFLATDPDTSAIGLVVEGIRRPKEFFEAARRCLDAGKPIVAVKLARNARTQQMAASHTGALAGSAWAYDVSFEHAGIQLAYDLEELVDRLALVSQLDPELWNPLQRIGVVAGTGGFASLAFDVAEAEGLTLPPLDSLTDWVTATIPGITVPNPLDTTGFGATFWTGIVDRYVGSDELDAVMFVNMWSDSALYRRLIDDVAAAARRYRKPVAIAAGAGAVGDFATEVIGDDGVAALGYGIRGTLRGLHTLGTFVRARQAARDAVEAPAPVACPATPITDTGNGSRFLPFRDIMALLQDFGIPIASYAIIGGDDAVDAPSFAAPYAVKLADVAHRTELGAVALNVSTSELTDAVARMRAIASEHGVSPTVAVQPMTASRGELLIGIDGRSELGPMVMLGLGGIFVEVLQRIGGRPAPLSKADAESLIEEFRDLHLLHGFRGSEPWHLEQLAETLVGFGNLAAAGHDWIESLDVNPLLVTADGLVAVDALCIVRDGA, from the coding sequence ATGACCCTCGCCGCCAGCGCTCTCGACCGGCTCCTGAATCCCAAGACGATCGCTGTCGTGGGGTTGAGCGACAAGTCACCGGTGGCCGAGTTCATCGCTCCGACGCTGCACAGTGACGCCGAAGTGCACTTCGTCCATCCCACCGCCGAGACGGTCCTGGGGGTCAAGCCCCACCGGTCGATCGGCGACATCGCGGGCCCGATCGACGCGGTGCTCTCGGTGATGTCGGCGGAGCGGACGGTGGCACTGGCCGAGGAGTGCGCGGACCTCGATTGCGGCGGGCTGGTCGTCTACGCGGCGGGCTTCTCCGAACTCGGCGCCGAGGGTGCCGAGTACCAGCGGCGCCTGGTCGACGCCGCGGCGCGCGGCGGCATGGCGGTCATCGGCCCCAACAGCCTGGGTTACATCAGCATGCCCCGCAGTCTGCACCTGACCGCGTCGGCCGACTACCACCCCGCACCCGGTGGCATTTCCATCGTGTCCCACAGCGGCGCAATGATCGGCGGCATCGCGATCGCCGCCCGCCAGCGCACCGGGGTCGGGATCTCGCGGCTCATCTCGGCAGGCAACGAGGCCACCACCGACATTGCCGATTTTCTGGATTTCCTTGCCACGGATCCGGATACCTCCGCCATCGGACTCGTCGTCGAGGGCATCCGGCGTCCGAAGGAATTCTTCGAGGCCGCCCGCCGCTGCCTCGACGCGGGCAAGCCGATCGTCGCGGTGAAACTGGCCCGGAATGCCCGCACCCAGCAGATGGCGGCTTCACACACCGGCGCCCTGGCCGGAAGCGCGTGGGCCTACGACGTCTCCTTCGAGCACGCCGGCATTCAGCTTGCCTACGACCTGGAGGAACTGGTCGACCGGCTCGCATTGGTGAGCCAGCTCGACCCCGAGCTGTGGAATCCGCTGCAGCGCATCGGTGTTGTGGCAGGCACCGGCGGCTTCGCGTCCCTGGCGTTCGACGTCGCAGAAGCCGAGGGTCTGACGTTGCCCCCGCTGGACAGCCTCACCGATTGGGTCACCGCGACCATTCCTGGCATCACGGTACCGAATCCGTTGGACACCACCGGTTTCGGGGCAACATTCTGGACCGGGATCGTCGACCGGTATGTCGGATCCGACGAGCTCGACGCTGTGATGTTCGTGAACATGTGGAGCGACTCTGCGCTGTACCGGCGGCTGATCGACGATGTCGCGGCCGCGGCACGGCGGTACCGGAAACCGGTCGCGATCGCCGCCGGCGCAGGCGCGGTGGGAGACTTCGCCACCGAGGTGATCGGAGACGACGGGGTCGCCGCCCTCGGCTATGGGATCCGCGGTACCCTGCGTGGCCTGCACACGCTGGGAACGTTCGTCCGGGCCCGTCAGGCAGCTCGTGACGCGGTCGAAGCACCGGCCCCGGTGGCGTGCCCGGCGACTCCGATCACCGACACGGGCAACGGCAGCAGGTTCCTGCCGTTCCGCGACATCATGGCGCTGCTGCAGGACTTCGGTATTCCCATCGCTTCCTATGCCATCATCGGCGGGGACGACGCCGTCGACGCTCCGTCCTTCGCCGCGCCGTATGCGGTCAAGCTCGCCGATGTCGCGCACCGAACCGAATTGGGCGCGGTGGCACTGAACGTCAGCACCTCCGAGCTGACCGATGCGGTGGCCCGGATGCGCGCCATCGCCTCCGAGCACGGCGTCTCCCCCACCGTGGCGGTGCAACCGATGACCGCATCCCGCGGCGAGCTGCTGATCGGCATCGACGGTCGCAGCGAACTCGGCCCGATGGTGATGCTCGGGCTCGGCGGAATCTTCGTCGAAGTCCTGCAGCGCATCGGCGGCCGGCCCGCACCGCTGAGCAAGGCCGACGCCGAGTCCCTCATCGAGGAGTTCCGCGACCTGCACCTGTTGCACGGATTCCGCGGGTCGGAGCCGTGGCATCTCGAGCAACTCGCCGAGACGCTGGTCGGCTTCGGCAATCTCGCTGCGGCCGGCCATGACTGGATCGAGTCGCTGGACGTGAACCCGCTTCTGGTGACCGCCGACGGACTGGTGGCCGTCGACGCCCTCTGCATCGTCAGGGACGGCGCCTAG
- a CDS encoding acyl-CoA dehydrogenase family protein encodes MTEMLTREPDTGTRLSDYLQRVRAITPLIRAEAEGMERAQTLSDAVRDALTEQDLHRMLVPTELGGGGLLPSEGLRVYEEMAKADASTAWAFMATSWSTAEVLGYIKPEVAKDLMSRDEDFRVAGQLLPRYPATQVEGGLIVEGNFNFASGSDHATWIGAGVFVADEDGNAILGEDGQPQPRVAMFPKSEVDLKQNWDVWGLGATGSHDYRVDKKFAPDEHTIVTFGGTPYRSETIYKLSNEFVGPLPHVPVVLGIATRALELLAAVAVKKFRPNYGGPIGEADIFKIEFARMEALLHAVRLAFYDLVESAEATVEEGHTRTAEQMARMRQQLAWSHEAMDSIVGFAHRWSGSQSISRTSTLGRYVRDMQVATQHLLVDPKFLADAATDLLPIYAAAGA; translated from the coding sequence ATGACGGAAATGCTGACCCGCGAGCCCGATACCGGCACCCGGTTGAGCGACTACCTGCAACGGGTTCGCGCCATCACCCCGTTGATCCGGGCCGAGGCCGAGGGCATGGAGCGGGCACAGACGCTGAGCGACGCCGTCCGCGATGCGCTCACCGAGCAGGATCTGCACCGCATGCTGGTGCCGACCGAACTGGGTGGCGGCGGCCTGTTGCCCAGCGAGGGCCTGCGGGTCTACGAGGAGATGGCCAAGGCCGACGCGTCGACCGCATGGGCGTTCATGGCGACCTCCTGGTCGACCGCCGAGGTGCTCGGGTACATCAAGCCTGAGGTGGCCAAGGACCTCATGAGCCGGGACGAGGACTTCCGCGTCGCCGGGCAGCTGCTCCCCCGCTACCCGGCCACACAGGTCGAGGGCGGGCTGATCGTCGAGGGCAACTTCAACTTCGCCAGCGGATCCGACCACGCCACCTGGATCGGTGCCGGGGTGTTCGTCGCCGACGAGGACGGCAACGCGATCCTCGGCGAGGACGGCCAGCCGCAGCCCCGGGTGGCCATGTTCCCCAAGTCCGAGGTCGATCTGAAGCAGAACTGGGATGTCTGGGGTCTCGGCGCCACCGGCAGCCACGACTACCGGGTCGACAAGAAGTTCGCGCCCGACGAGCACACCATCGTCACCTTCGGCGGCACGCCGTACCGCTCGGAGACGATCTACAAGCTGTCCAACGAGTTCGTCGGCCCGCTGCCCCACGTGCCCGTGGTCCTCGGAATCGCCACCCGCGCCCTGGAACTGCTTGCCGCAGTGGCCGTCAAGAAGTTCCGGCCCAACTACGGAGGCCCGATCGGCGAGGCGGACATCTTCAAGATCGAGTTCGCCCGGATGGAGGCGCTGCTGCACGCCGTCCGGCTCGCGTTCTACGACCTGGTCGAATCCGCGGAAGCCACCGTCGAGGAAGGTCACACCCGCACCGCCGAACAGATGGCCCGGATGCGTCAGCAGCTGGCCTGGAGCCACGAGGCCATGGACAGCATCGTCGGCTTCGCTCACCGGTGGAGCGGTAGCCAGAGCATCAGCCGCACAAGCACCTTGGGTCGCTACGTGCGCGACATGCAGGTGGCCACCCAGCATCTCCTGGTGGATCCGAAGTTCCTGGCCGACGCCGCGACCGACCTGCTCCCGATCTACGCTGCAGCCGGAGCCTGA
- a CDS encoding 3-hydroxyacyl-CoA dehydrogenase NAD-binding domain-containing protein, with the protein MTVENTIKWDKDADGIVTLTLDDPTGSANVMNDHYRESMHNAVNRLEAEKESVTGVVLTSAKKTFFAGGDLKGLIKLGPGDAAAAFELAESTKRDLRRLETLGVPVVAAINGAALGGGLEIALATHHRIAADVRGVVIGLPEVTLGLLPGGGGVARTVRMFGVQKAFTEILSTGARFSPAKAKAIGLVDELVGSVEDLVPAAKAWIREELKGNPETAAVQPWDAKGYKMPGGTPSSPGLAAILPSFPATLKKQLKGAPVPAPRAILNAAVEGAQVDFDTASRIESRYFVQLVTGQTAKNMIQAFFLDQQSISGGASRPDGIGTTPITKIGVLGAGMMGAGIAYVSAKAGYDVVLKDVTIEAAEKGKAYSEKIEAKAVGRGQTTEEKSAALLAKITPTADAADLKGVDFVIEAVFEDEALKHKVFGEIEDIVEPNALLGSNTSTLPITGLATGVKRQADFIGIHFFSPVDKMPLVEIIKGEKTSDEALARVFDYTLAIKKTPIVVNDSRGFFTSRVIRTFVNEAMALLGEGIAPTSIEQAGGQAGYPAPPLQLLDELNLELLQKISIASAAAAAAEGTTYVQHPGELVVEKMIELGRPSRLKGAGFYEYVDGKRAGLWPGLKETFNSGSTEIPLQDMIDRLLFSEALETQKCFDEGVLKTSADANVGSILGIGYPAWTGGSAQYIVGYEGPLGVGKAAFVARAKELAARYGERFTPPASLES; encoded by the coding sequence ATGACAGTAGAGAACACCATCAAGTGGGACAAGGATGCCGACGGCATCGTCACCCTGACGCTTGATGACCCGACCGGGTCGGCCAACGTGATGAACGACCACTACCGCGAGTCGATGCACAACGCGGTGAATCGCCTGGAGGCCGAAAAGGAATCGGTCACCGGCGTGGTACTCACCAGCGCGAAGAAGACCTTCTTCGCCGGTGGTGACCTCAAGGGTCTGATCAAGCTCGGCCCCGGGGATGCCGCCGCGGCGTTCGAGCTGGCCGAGTCCACCAAGCGTGATCTGCGCCGGCTGGAAACCCTCGGCGTGCCGGTGGTGGCGGCCATCAACGGCGCCGCCCTCGGTGGCGGCCTGGAGATCGCGCTGGCCACCCACCACCGCATCGCCGCCGACGTGCGCGGCGTGGTGATCGGCCTGCCCGAGGTGACCCTGGGCCTGCTGCCCGGCGGCGGCGGCGTGGCCCGCACCGTGCGCATGTTCGGTGTGCAGAAGGCCTTCACCGAGATCCTGTCGACCGGCGCCCGGTTCAGCCCGGCCAAGGCCAAGGCCATCGGTCTGGTCGACGAATTGGTCGGCAGCGTGGAGGATTTGGTGCCCGCCGCCAAGGCATGGATAAGAGAAGAGCTCAAGGGCAATCCGGAGACCGCTGCGGTGCAGCCGTGGGACGCCAAGGGCTACAAGATGCCCGGCGGCACGCCGAGCAGCCCCGGCCTGGCGGCCATCCTGCCGTCCTTCCCGGCGACGTTGAAGAAGCAGCTCAAGGGTGCCCCGGTGCCCGCGCCGCGGGCCATCCTAAATGCCGCGGTCGAGGGTGCGCAGGTTGACTTCGACACCGCGTCGCGCATCGAGAGCCGCTACTTCGTGCAGCTGGTGACCGGTCAGACCGCGAAGAACATGATTCAGGCGTTCTTCCTCGATCAGCAGTCCATCAGCGGTGGTGCCTCGCGCCCCGACGGCATCGGCACGACCCCGATCACCAAGATCGGCGTGCTGGGCGCGGGCATGATGGGCGCCGGTATCGCCTACGTGTCGGCCAAGGCCGGCTACGACGTCGTGCTCAAGGACGTCACCATCGAGGCCGCCGAGAAGGGCAAGGCCTACTCGGAGAAGATCGAGGCCAAGGCGGTCGGCCGCGGACAGACGACCGAAGAGAAGTCCGCCGCGTTGCTCGCCAAGATCACCCCGACCGCGGACGCCGCCGACCTCAAGGGTGTCGACTTCGTGATCGAGGCCGTCTTTGAGGACGAAGCCCTCAAGCACAAGGTGTTCGGCGAGATCGAGGACATCGTCGAGCCGAACGCGCTGCTGGGTTCCAACACCTCCACTCTGCCGATCACCGGTCTGGCGACCGGCGTGAAGCGTCAGGCGGACTTCATCGGGATCCACTTCTTCAGCCCCGTCGACAAGATGCCGCTGGTGGAGATCATCAAGGGCGAGAAGACCTCTGACGAGGCGCTGGCCCGGGTGTTCGACTACACGTTGGCGATCAAGAAGACCCCGATTGTGGTCAACGACAGCCGCGGCTTCTTCACCTCCCGGGTGATCCGGACGTTCGTCAACGAGGCCATGGCGCTGCTGGGCGAGGGCATCGCTCCCACCAGCATCGAACAGGCAGGCGGTCAGGCCGGCTACCCGGCACCTCCGCTGCAGTTGCTCGACGAGCTGAATCTGGAGTTGCTGCAGAAGATCTCGATCGCATCGGCGGCCGCAGCGGCAGCCGAGGGCACGACCTACGTCCAGCATCCGGGTGAACTCGTCGTCGAGAAGATGATCGAGCTCGGTCGCCCGTCGCGCCTCAAGGGCGCCGGGTTCTACGAGTACGTCGACGGCAAGCGGGCCGGTCTGTGGCCGGGTCTGAAGGAGACGTTCAACTCGGGATCGACCGAGATCCCGCTGCAGGACATGATCGACCGCCTGCTGTTCTCCGAAGCCCTGGAAACCCAGAAGTGCTTCGACGAGGGCGTGCTGAAGACCAGCGCCGACGCCAACGTCGGGTCGATCCTGGGCATCGGGTACCCGGCCTGGACCGGCGGCTCGGCGCAGTACATCGTCGGCTACGAGGGCCCGCTGGGCGTCGGTAAGGCCGCGTTCGTGGCCCGTGCCAAGGAACTTGCCGCCCGCTACGGCGAGCGCTTCACGCCGCCGGCCTCGCTGGAGAGCTAG
- a CDS encoding histidine phosphatase family protein: protein MLTACALLAGTAVPAAAAELMRVTFVRHGQSLGNASGSIDSSTPGPVLSELGYQQAEAVAGRLGDKNFDGVYASSMVRTQLTAAPMSRYLGLPIVVLPGLQEIEAGIYEGTPESEASSGYMLAPLAWGLQGNLDARIPGSIDGHEFDARMKGALKEIYDSGDRNAVVFSHGAAMMFWTFMNVENLTAAQKMELLRASLRNTADVVIEGNAEDGWTLISWDGREFSQQRTFGAEIKLHQRTLRQQLKAVSQSIRAAFASKDPATIATALNQGISEAKFSMIKYQRAVRAELIERIGKARPTATSQTAVTATTSTAGVQPAGATAAAPVTDNEEPVADKASRKRDSSARDDQRRPTVSDDSSSEIEDVVDSAAADDRDESSREADEAAETEAESDISAEESGTESNEKYGTESDEKSDTAESAADSARDTVSSDS, encoded by the coding sequence ATGCTGACGGCCTGTGCGCTGCTGGCAGGAACTGCGGTTCCTGCGGCGGCGGCCGAGCTGATGCGGGTGACGTTCGTGCGTCATGGTCAGTCGCTCGGAAACGCCTCGGGCAGTATCGATTCGTCGACACCGGGACCGGTGCTCAGCGAGCTCGGCTATCAGCAGGCCGAAGCCGTCGCCGGCCGGCTCGGTGACAAGAATTTCGACGGCGTCTATGCGTCGTCGATGGTCCGGACCCAGCTGACGGCGGCGCCGATGTCGCGGTATCTGGGGCTGCCCATCGTCGTGCTGCCGGGTCTGCAGGAGATCGAGGCCGGCATCTACGAGGGGACGCCCGAGAGCGAGGCGTCCAGCGGATACATGCTGGCGCCGCTCGCGTGGGGGCTGCAGGGCAACCTCGACGCGCGCATCCCGGGCTCGATCGACGGCCACGAGTTCGACGCCAGGATGAAGGGGGCGTTGAAGGAGATCTACGACAGCGGAGACCGCAATGCCGTCGTGTTCTCCCATGGCGCCGCCATGATGTTCTGGACGTTCATGAACGTCGAGAACCTGACCGCGGCCCAGAAGATGGAACTGCTGAGGGCTTCGCTGCGTAACACCGCGGACGTCGTGATCGAGGGGAATGCCGAGGACGGCTGGACGCTGATCAGTTGGGACGGGCGCGAGTTCAGTCAGCAGCGCACCTTCGGCGCGGAGATCAAACTGCACCAGCGGACGTTGCGGCAGCAGCTCAAAGCGGTGTCGCAGTCGATCCGTGCCGCGTTCGCCTCGAAAGATCCGGCGACCATTGCCACCGCGCTGAACCAGGGCATCAGCGAGGCGAAGTTCTCGATGATCAAGTACCAGCGCGCCGTGCGTGCGGAGCTCATCGAGCGCATCGGCAAGGCCCGCCCGACGGCCACGTCCCAGACTGCGGTCACCGCAACGACATCGACGGCCGGAGTTCAGCCCGCCGGTGCGACAGCGGCGGCCCCGGTCACCGACAACGAGGAACCCGTCGCCGACAAGGCGTCGCGCAAGCGCGATTCGTCGGCCAGAGACGACCAGCGCCGGCCGACGGTCTCAGACGATTCGTCGTCCGAGATCGAGGACGTCGTGGACAGCGCTGCTGCCGACGACCGCGATGAGTCGTCGCGCGAAGCCGACGAGGCCGCCGAAACCGAAGCCGAGAGCGACATCTCAGCCGAAGAGTCCGGTACCGAGTCGAACGAGAAGTACGGTACCGAGTCGGACGAGAAGTCGGACACCGCAGAGTCAGCTGCGGACTCCGCCCGGGACACGGTCTCCAGCGACAGCTGA